A region of Selenomonadales bacterium 4137-cl DNA encodes the following proteins:
- the lgt gene encoding prolipoprotein diacylglyceryl transferase, with translation MHQYLFFIGDFPIRAYGLILSLAIILAVGTAYFLARQDGRWQHHVLDMGVYCGLAGIIGARLWDVFFFDWAYYQDHLLEIPFVWQGGMAIQGGVIAGALVGYIYTKIHKIDTWAFADIVAAPAIIMGQAIGRAANLMNGDAFGNPTGGSFGLLYPSTTLAHATYGDKPLWPAEVWEGQIDVVIFCLLLLFRCTDHRKGQVFILYAVLYSAARFLLEFLRGDYGALLWGLKSAQLTSLAAIVVGLALFAWVGVKGEKISVRKK, from the coding sequence ATGCATCAGTATCTTTTCTTCATCGGCGACTTCCCTATCCGCGCCTACGGGCTGATCCTCAGTCTGGCGATCATCCTGGCGGTGGGCACGGCTTATTTCCTGGCCAGGCAGGACGGCCGCTGGCAGCACCACGTCCTCGACATGGGCGTGTACTGCGGCCTGGCGGGCATAATCGGCGCCCGCCTGTGGGACGTGTTTTTCTTCGACTGGGCGTATTACCAGGACCATCTGCTGGAGATACCGTTCGTCTGGCAGGGCGGGATGGCCATCCAGGGCGGGGTAATCGCCGGAGCGCTGGTGGGCTACATATACACCAAGATCCACAAGATCGACACGTGGGCGTTCGCCGACATCGTGGCCGCGCCGGCGATCATCATGGGTCAGGCGATCGGCCGGGCCGCCAACCTGATGAACGGCGACGCGTTCGGCAACCCGACCGGCGGCTCGTTCGGCCTCCTCTACCCTTCCACGACGCTGGCGCACGCCACCTACGGCGACAAGCCGCTGTGGCCGGCCGAGGTGTGGGAGGGGCAGATCGACGTGGTCATTTTCTGCCTGCTGCTGCTGTTCCGCTGCACCGACCACCGCAAGGGCCAGGTGTTCATCCTCTACGCGGTGCTCTACTCGGCGGCCCGCTTCCTGCTCGAATTCCTGCGGGGCGACTACGGCGCGCTGCTGTGGGGCCTGAAATCGGCCCAGCTCACCAGCCTGGCGGCGATCGTCGTCGGCCTGGCGCTGTTCGCGTGGGTGGGCGTGAAGGGCGAGAAGATCAGCGTGCGGAAAAAGTAA
- a CDS encoding GNAT family N-acetyltransferase, with translation MSGKDIEFVRLAGEKVHSHLPEVARLRIAVFREWPYLYDGDFEYENNYLRTYAASPGSIIVAAVDANTGEVVGAATGVPMSDADEAVRGVFTAAGYDPREWFYHGESVLLPAYRGRGIGVRFFREREAQARALGCRHAAFCGVIRSADDPRRPPGYVPLDDFWRRRGYTPMPGMECAFSWKELGATEEKAFPLAFWRKELGDAEPV, from the coding sequence GTGAGCGGCAAGGATATCGAGTTCGTCCGCCTGGCGGGCGAAAAGGTGCACTCCCATCTGCCCGAGGTGGCCAGGCTGCGTATCGCCGTTTTCCGCGAGTGGCCCTATCTGTACGACGGCGATTTCGAGTATGAGAACAATTATCTGCGGACATACGCCGCCTCCCCAGGCAGCATCATCGTGGCCGCCGTGGACGCCAACACCGGCGAGGTGGTCGGCGCGGCCACCGGCGTGCCGATGAGCGACGCCGACGAGGCGGTCCGCGGCGTCTTTACGGCGGCGGGCTACGACCCGCGGGAATGGTTTTACCACGGCGAATCGGTGCTGCTGCCCGCTTATCGCGGCCGCGGCATCGGGGTGCGCTTCTTCCGCGAGCGCGAGGCCCAGGCCCGCGCGCTCGGCTGCCGCCACGCCGCCTTCTGCGGCGTAATCCGGTCCGCGGACGACCCCCGACGCCCGCCCGGCTACGTGCCGCTGGACGATTTCTGGCGGCGGCGGGGCTATACGCCGATGCCCGGCATGGAGTGCGCCTTTAGCTGGAAGGAGCTCGGCGCGACGGAGGAAAAAGCCTTCCCGCTGGCGTTCTGGCGCAAGGAGCTGGGCGATGCCGAGCCGGTTTAA
- a CDS encoding cytochrome c biogenesis CcdA family protein, whose amino-acid sequence MDGNGISLLAAFAAGAVSFLSPCVLPIVPAYLAVLTGDGAGGRRFVVNTACFFAGFTVVFILMGATASLLGQLFLEHQDTVRKAGAVFIGLMGLQLAGLLRLPGLHRDLRLTPGGRLVGPLGAFLLGLALTAGWTPCVGPILAAILVYAGIGATFARGVLLLAAYAAGFALPFLLFTLLYKRYSARIRARYHWLPAVQKAAGAFLVLTGALLYFDLVQKGIGIIYGLWPWK is encoded by the coding sequence ATGGACGGCAACGGCATCTCCTTGCTGGCCGCCTTCGCCGCCGGGGCGGTCTCCTTCCTGTCCCCCTGCGTCCTGCCCATCGTCCCGGCCTACCTCGCCGTCCTGACCGGCGACGGCGCGGGCGGGCGGCGGTTCGTCGTCAACACCGCCTGCTTTTTCGCCGGCTTCACCGTCGTCTTCATTCTCATGGGCGCTACCGCCTCGCTCCTCGGCCAGTTGTTCCTCGAGCACCAGGATACCGTCCGCAAGGCCGGCGCCGTCTTCATCGGCCTCATGGGCCTCCAGCTCGCCGGCCTCCTGCGCCTGCCCGGCTTGCACCGCGACCTGCGCCTCACTCCCGGCGGGCGGCTCGTAGGCCCGCTGGGCGCCTTCCTCCTCGGCCTCGCCCTCACCGCCGGCTGGACGCCCTGCGTCGGCCCCATTCTGGCCGCCATCCTCGTCTACGCCGGCATCGGCGCCACCTTCGCCCGCGGCGTCCTGCTCCTTGCCGCCTACGCCGCCGGCTTCGCCCTGCCCTTCCTGCTGTTCACCCTCCTCTACAAACGCTATTCTGCCCGTATCCGGGCGCGTTATCACTGGCTGCCCGCCGTCCAGAAGGCCGCCGGCGCCTTCCTGGTGCTCACCGGCGCGCTGCTCTACTTCGACTTGGTGCAAAAAGGCATCGGCATAATTTACGGCCTATGGCCCTGGAAATGA
- a CDS encoding TlpA disulfide reductase family protein: MKKILTVLIPLLAAAVAAGCAPAPAPVPAPKPPASVSTPEPGVTAGKAAPRFTLGSLDGAQVAAPVPGKVTVLNFWATWCPPCRAEMPELDKFAAANPAVAFYAVNLEEPASKVAAFLGERGLSLPGLLDAGGDAARAYRIRSIPTTVVVDRDGIIRYRKSGPVTAAELAGVVQGL, translated from the coding sequence GTGAAAAAAATCCTGACCGTCTTGATCCCGCTGCTGGCAGCCGCCGTCGCCGCCGGATGCGCCCCGGCCCCGGCCCCGGTCCCCGCGCCCAAGCCTCCCGCCTCGGTTTCCACGCCCGAACCCGGCGTGACGGCCGGCAAAGCCGCGCCGCGCTTCACCCTCGGCAGCCTCGACGGCGCCCAGGTCGCCGCGCCCGTACCCGGCAAGGTCACCGTTCTTAATTTCTGGGCCACCTGGTGCCCGCCCTGCCGCGCGGAGATGCCCGAGCTGGATAAATTCGCCGCCGCCAACCCCGCCGTCGCCTTCTACGCCGTAAACCTTGAGGAGCCCGCCTCCAAGGTGGCCGCCTTCCTCGGCGAGCGCGGCCTTTCCCTGCCCGGCCTCCTCGACGCCGGCGGCGACGCCGCCCGCGCCTACCGCATCCGGTCCATCCCCACCACCGTCGTTGTCGACCGGGACGGCATCATCAGGTACCGTAAATCCGGCCCCGTGACCGCCGCCGAGCTGGCGGGCGTCGTCCAGGGCCTGTAG
- a CDS encoding MFS transporter: protein METEKVVPQATATMKPTRQRAILVGILLLTLLIAYLDRVNVSVLLADKTFLTDMGIAGKPIEMGKLMTYFLIAYGVANVALSPLGDIWGPRVAMSLSIFLWTLSVMIGGFATTFGTMLVARVILGVGEGMHWPMQSSFVKNWFPPQERGKANAVWLIGLMSGPMLAMPFFTWIVGSWGWRPSFFVLAVLGVIPLILIWFFTTDHPRQHKGVNKAELEHIESALKQEAEAEASMKTESLSERLASFCGNYRFWLLTVNYFCIASIWWGTMAWLPSYLKAARGFSWAEMGALASLPYFLGTVSILYFGHISDKLGRRAPFVAVSHLLAAAGIYFGAHATNNLYAALLISFGIGAIAIALPSSWSLLQKIVPGKAIGAGAGMMNGLANGGSAFSPILIGYFIAMTGGYVGGLMFLVGCGALGFVCMAILSMQKY, encoded by the coding sequence TTGGAAACCGAGAAGGTTGTTCCTCAGGCAACCGCAACGATGAAACCGACCCGCCAAAGGGCAATTCTCGTCGGCATTTTGCTGCTCACCCTGCTCATTGCCTATTTGGACCGGGTCAACGTATCGGTGTTGTTGGCCGATAAGACATTTCTCACCGATATGGGTATCGCCGGCAAGCCGATTGAGATGGGCAAACTGATGACTTATTTCCTGATCGCCTACGGGGTGGCGAACGTAGCTCTCAGCCCGCTTGGCGATATTTGGGGCCCCAGGGTTGCAATGTCCCTCTCTATTTTCCTGTGGACTCTTTCTGTAATGATCGGCGGCTTCGCCACAACCTTCGGGACCATGCTGGTTGCCCGCGTTATTCTCGGCGTCGGTGAAGGTATGCACTGGCCGATGCAGAGTTCGTTCGTCAAGAACTGGTTCCCGCCTCAGGAACGCGGCAAGGCCAACGCTGTCTGGCTTATCGGTCTGATGTCCGGCCCGATGCTCGCGATGCCGTTTTTCACCTGGATAGTCGGCTCCTGGGGTTGGCGGCCCAGCTTCTTCGTGCTTGCGGTCCTCGGTGTTATTCCCCTTATTCTGATCTGGTTCTTCACCACCGACCATCCGCGGCAGCACAAGGGCGTTAACAAGGCCGAACTGGAGCATATCGAATCGGCGCTCAAGCAGGAAGCCGAAGCTGAGGCTTCCATGAAGACGGAGAGCCTCTCTGAGCGGCTGGCGTCCTTCTGCGGCAACTACCGTTTCTGGCTGCTGACCGTAAACTATTTCTGCATCGCGTCCATCTGGTGGGGCACTATGGCCTGGCTGCCGTCATACCTTAAGGCGGCCCGCGGCTTTTCCTGGGCGGAGATGGGGGCGCTGGCTTCGCTGCCGTACTTCCTCGGCACGGTCAGCATCCTGTATTTCGGCCATATTTCCGATAAGCTCGGGCGCAGGGCGCCGTTCGTGGCCGTATCCCACCTGCTGGCGGCGGCCGGCATATACTTCGGCGCTCATGCCACCAACAATCTCTATGCCGCGCTGCTGATCTCGTTCGGTATCGGCGCGATCGCGATCGCGCTGCCGTCGTCGTGGTCGCTGCTGCAGAAGATCGTGCCCGGCAAGGCGATTGGCGCCGGCGCCGGCATGATGAACGGCCTGGCAAACGGCGGGTCGGCTTTCTCGCCGATACTCATCGGTTATTTCATCGCCATGACCGGCGGCTACGTCGGCGGCCTGATGTTCCTTGTCGGGTGCGGCGCATTGGGCTTCGTCTGCATGGCGATTCTCTCGATGCAAAAGTACTGA
- a CDS encoding metal-sensitive transcriptional regulator, translating to MVHQSVRLDVLNRLRNVKGHIAGIERMVEDSQECSNILVQLAAVRASVEKIGIFILEQNTLECLLSGVDTKPEDKERVEQVVRQMLAFLK from the coding sequence ATGGTTCATCAGTCGGTGCGCCTTGATGTTCTCAACCGCCTGCGCAACGTCAAAGGCCACATAGCCGGCATAGAGCGGATGGTGGAAGATTCGCAGGAGTGCAGCAACATCCTTGTGCAGTTGGCGGCTGTCAGGGCGTCGGTCGAAAAAATCGGCATTTTCATACTTGAGCAGAATACTCTGGAATGCCTGCTAAGCGGCGTGGATACTAAGCCGGAGGACAAGGAACGGGTCGAGCAGGTTGTGCGGCAGATGCTGGCTTTCCTTAAGTAA